From Dermacentor albipictus isolate Rhodes 1998 colony chromosome 8, USDA_Dalb.pri_finalv2, whole genome shotgun sequence:
cgaTAAGAtgttgctgttgatgatgatgacttattggcacactctttgaaacggggcgatgagaaatagtcacctagcctgcctGTGTTAACAAGATCCAGCTACATGCAGTATGCAACTGCTACACGCAACTGTTACATGTCGGGACACATGGTAGAATACAACGCAACTGCAAGGCAAAGTTTGCACgtgtcgacgctacgcggcgcacaTCGCACATTACGTGACAAGTGACACGTCACGGTGCTAATGAAGATGAtggcgaggatgatgatgatgattatgatgattatgatgattatgatgattgtgatgattgtgatgatgatgattaggagGAGGATTCATTGGCCtcccctttgaaacgcggcgGTGACAACGCTCACCAATCCTGCTTGATTTAGTCAAGTATGCCATACACGTTTTTTTAAAAGTGTACTGGAAAGTATTCTACTACACTGTAACGAtacgatgctgctgctgatgatgatgatgatttgctggcatcccctttgaaatggggtggtgacGTAATCGCCAAGCCAGCTTGATGTATACTGtgcatacgttttttttttcattctggcatttttgtatatacacctCTGTAATCCTTTTCTTCCTCAAACTTTCTCTACCGCTACCTATGCAATTTCTACATGgcatgccacctggtgtaataatatgcaactgcaacgcaaagtatgcacgtatcgacgctacgcttcacgcatgtcacatcgcgtgtctcctcgCGTGCTAAGACGCGTTTAATGTGCATGTTTCTGCTGCAAGCAAGCaagatgatgaagcaacatttgctgggcccgaaataaatcggtggtgcacgcaggcaccagacggggtggttccctagttacgggacccatatgtttccagcagctcctggcccctctccgtcagtgcgagctgaatcggtagggcggggctggataacatagtctcccatcgctcaaggggttggggattgggggcgttggtgggaaggggaggagggggggggggtcttgagttctgtgcactctgccaagacgtgcggcagggtgcccttttctcttctgcaaaaaggacagaacatatcgtgttccgcagggtacatgtggttcatcagtacgggatgcgcaagcgatcccgcctgcgctcgacgcaggatcgtctgttgttgcctagttagtttggggtgcggttctggcagtctgcaccgttcctctcggtacatccgggtaatgtcccgaaagctggtaaccgggtgcggtagctctgccggctcgtgctcggcccggattgacatttctcgggcatggtagtcggcgatggtgttgcctgctacctgcgagtgagccgggacccacacgagctctatggctcttcccggaggcttgtgcttgtctagaatggcaagcaagcaagcgctggcgtggctcatGGTGTATGCAATTTATGCAAACTGCGATGTTCGCTCTGTAATATATTTGTACTTTTGTTTACTGTGTAGTAAAGAAACAAAAACGCGCTGGCGTGtctcagtggtagagtagctggcTCCCGCGTAGTGGGCCCGACTGCGATCTCGGTGGTAACTGGTTGCCTTTCTTCTCGTTCCCGGCGATAGCTGCGACGTACACCGGCGGCGGATAACATCGCCAACTGAAACGGCTATTgtaatgagcccataacagcttacgctgtaaaagcCCAGAGGCGACGTGCTGTGACTTGTTTCACATCGGATAAGCACCATGTGAACGCGTCGTCAGCTTAGGTGCTATCCAAACGCTGCTATTAGGAAAATGAGACAACTACTAGTCCCggagctttgccaagattgcttcaacgGTATATGCCACCTATTTATAACGAATtttgccaaagtgaaatttcattgcagttggctttTAACAAGAGGAGAACTTATTGCAGCAAAGGCTGAGAGGTCTACGTAAGCCAGAATGCTCTGACCTTAAGCAAGGTACTGGGTAAGTCGACTTGGAAACTCGCCCAGAAATCAGTACCTTGTTAGTAAATTATGATTTTGAGCCAAAATCAGTAAATCAGAAGTTCCCAACTTCCCAGCGTCTAGTAGCTGTTAACTAAATTTGGTGTCTTCATTTCGCTCAAACAAAAAGTGCACAAGCCTGTACAGTCAGTAGGAGAAGTTCAAAATCCTGTCTGACATCGCATTTCCTACAGCTTTCGCAAGGCCGAGACCTGGCATTGTTCAATCGTGTCGCAACAACCGATGACGCAATACACAGCGCCCTCTTCTTTCTTATGAACGTGCCGGTGGAGATACCAAGATTGTAGAGGCAGTAACATTTAAATCATGAAGTTTGACGTCACGAAACTGCATAGTGGGTTATGAAGGACGTAGTAGGCGGAGGGCTCCTACGCAGGCGTATTTGCATCCCACCGCTATCTAATTGTGGCGGCCGCTGCTGGGAATTGAACCctcgacctcgggctcagcaacGCAACGTCACAGCTACTGCACCATAGCGGTGGATATTCAGTAAGATGCCACCGTGGCCGCACGCCGAACTTTCAATTAAGGACATTAACATATTAGATGCGCGGATTTGGGAACGCGTCTGCGAAGCAAACACTTAGTGGACGAGGAAGGAAAGACAAAACCGGCGCTGTGCTTGAACTCAAAATTTTATTTATAACGCAGACACTGCGAGCTCtactgaaatgtaaaaaaaaaacattgcacacTATTTCGCGCATAACATTGTACATGACAGACGTATGTCAGTCTGCTAGCATCGATCGCCTGCGCTTGCAAGAAGCCGCCACGTAAATCTTCATAGACAACCATACTCCTTGCTGGACATCCATCGTTGCACATGAGCCGCATATAGGTCGCGTTTCCTTTTGCTGTTTTGTGTTCTTAGCATTTTTTAGCTGTACGCTTGAGAGATGTTGGCGCCACCTAGCGGTGATATAGCACGAATTCGGtcgttcctctttctttctttaacatgACAACCGTGCAGAAAAAAAACCGCAAAGTCTACTACCAAAAAGGACGAAGAATAACGTAAGGATGCGGTGAAATCAGTTACAAAGTTTAAAGAAGACAAATTTCTCTGTGAAGGCTGCGAAAACGAGGGTTAAAACGTGAGCGTAGGATCCTGAAcatgatgagcaaaacaagagcTGCTTGACGTCTCTTGAAATCTGTTTCTCCTGCTTTCTGTATGTGCGCGCAGCTGAGGCTAACATTTGTTCCCGATTTTTGCGCTGGCGTATAAGCTCACTGTGCAGCACAATTACGGAGCAGCCAGCTTAACCGCGAGGTCCCATTGGCCTGTATGCGAATGGTGACGTCACTCTTCGGTCAGAAAGAATTTCGACAGTCTTGACACCCGGTGAAAGCGGGACCTTTTGAGCTTGTTACGACGCCGTGATTTCGCGGTACACTCGTCAATATACAGACAGCCAGTCAAACAAAGAATGCGTTAGAAAAGCCATCATGACGCACTTTCTTGTCAGCTCCTCGTGGCCCGTTTGACAGGTCTGCGAAACAAGAAGGAAATGTCTGCGTCCTTTCTTTTCAATACAACACCCTACGTGAGGCAAGTAAGACGACCAATGGGCCGTTTTCTGTGAGTGCAAATGGCGTCAGTATAGCGCCGGTTATGTCTTGTGTTGAGGATAATTTATGCACTTGCTGAGACGCACGAGAGAAGCGTGCCGTTTGCATACTATGCTGGTCGTGACAGGATTtgtagagaaaaaaatgaaaatgcgaaagaaaagaaagcagctcTACCTTCCTCGAGTGGTAACAAACGTCCTGGCTCAGCTTTTAAGGACGAAGAGCGTGTTCTTCACAGCTGCGAGGAAACGAGCGTATATTGTTGGTCACTCCAAAGTATTCTGAGCTACATGACTTGCGTTGTACTTCTGGCAGAAAATGATCATTGGTAAAACAAAGGAAATGACATCAACAGGTGCGGTCATTACTGAAATTACACATGGTGTCAAGAAATCTGATTTTCCTGGACACGGGAATCTCATACGTTAGTCCAGGATCAAAGAACTAGCGTAGGGTGGTTAGAATGCCAACAGCGAACGACTCAAGTGAGTTAGGGTCAAAGTCAAGAATAATCAAAAGGTCGCCCAAGATTCTTAAAATCTTTAAAATATTGGTGTCTGTGCATGCTTCTAAGGATAATCTACTGGCGCGTTTGGTTCAGTCGCCTTCTAGAACGCACCTGTAATTCTCGTTGGCAACCTCCTCGACCTACTAACGTTTTGCCTTAGGTCAACTTTCATTTACTGAAATGGTGGACTGCATTTGCAGAACAAGGGACGTTTCACCATGTAGCCTTCAGGTTGAGGATTGTTTTTGCTTTTGTTGATGGTTGTTGTTGTCCTTGTCGTAAAGTAAAGATATTGTTCAAACCCACTATGGGGTATTGGCCGAGACGTGAATCAATTATTGAAAATTCGCATAGAGAAATATTCTGTAAAGCCGAAATTTCCCGTTAATAGTAGAAGAATGAATACAGTAAAAATTTGTAATCGTTAATTTGAaagctcaaaaaagaaagaaaatgaggcaAATTTTATGGAGCAATCTGTTTGATTCAATAGGGAAGTATTTTGTTCAGCCACCATTTACCATTTTGTCTCGATCTTTCTATGAATCCTTTGCCTTGTTTCAACAGAAGAGTAGAGGGCGGTTGAAACAACTTTGATAAATAGCTAATAAATAGCTTAGATAAATAGCCAATAGCTTATTCAACAGCTTGACCAAATTTTGTAGGTTATTACTTAGGCATTCCATTCTGGTGAACTTGGAGCCTCGTGGTAATGTACAACTGTTCGCTTGTCGTAAAGCCGAAACACCAGTTGTCTTGACAAAAAACTGATTTAATATGTAATTATTCATCCAAGTCGCTTCGTACGAGGCAGAACTTTACACTTAATAAACGGCTGACATATCCTTGCATTTAGGTAGCTGTGACTTTCATAAGTGACGCAGAAGAGTGACAAAAGCACCAATTTTCAAAACAACTCCGTTTGGACTAAAAAAACTGACTGCCCGAATGACGTACTCTCCACGGAACAGCTGCTTGCTGTCTACGGAGACGTCTAGACAAAGATCAAGATTATACCTAAAGCTTTACAAAGTCCCGCGTATGTACAACTCTATCGACAGTCCGCAAGGCAACAGAAAGACCAGCAAAGATATGCAGAGAGGTGTTAAAATTTTATGCTAACCCCTTAAGGCAAGGTTATCCCCAGAAACGAATATATTTGACTTTTAACGGCACGGGAGCTGTCATAGATAAGCAAGTTCAATACTCTGGTCTGACCGTGACATCGGCTTCATATCAGGCTGATGGCTTCGTTTCTGAGCTATGCGTTAAAAATAAATGCCTCACGGTTGGTCATGGgccctttttttttcgcaggcaCTAGCTCATGCTGGCTTTGCAACATTGACCCAGCATGATAACATCGCTTTCCCGCTCACTCACTCATTACCTCACTTGACAAAACCAACGTTTGCAAAGTCAAGGCCTTTTTGGCGAATATTGTACAGGCCTTTTTTACGCGTCTCTTGACAGGGCATGGTTATACTACTCGTCTTGCGTGTCTTTATCACTGTTACTGTTTGCAAATACTAGGACAGGCGGGTGAGTTGGTGTAGCAACATGATAATACAGCGCTTAAGACGagcacaaagaaaagaaacatgaaggTGCGCGGGCTCAACCGAAgtttattgagaaaaagaaacacatatatggatggatgttatgagcgtcctcgtcggttgcgccaccaaactcttgctattatactgcctaatgtactacctaggttaaacaataaaaagaacactatgaactcccacaaccaaatttcctccaacctccaatcgcctcttactaatccctattgcggacatgtttacttttccactgctctcgctgaacccgagggtttcaaggaggctgttatatgtgtttttttttctcttcaataAACTACTTGAGAGTCAACGCACCctcttgttgtttcttttcttcgtgCTCCTCTTCGGTGCTGTTTCACCATTTTTTTTCCAgaaaatgaagcgccaacggtaatGGCACACTAAGAAGGAATAAAAGACACGTTCGCCAAGCGCATAATCAGTGAAAACTGCAGTCACTGTTTTCTCTTTGTTTGAATTTAATTGACGCCACTAAATACCCCCTGAATCTTCGACAGTCGTGAACAGCCAGCTAGATATTTCTTTCTGTACATATGTCAGTCGCATTAGCCAATCGCCAGCGCTGCTCACATTAATCAAGTAGAAATACTGCATCGTAAATTGTATTAAAGGGCTCAACGCTGAACTCTGGCGTCCAAGGTCGGGCGATCGCTTCCGTAATACGCTGCCCTAATTGTGCGATGTCAACCGCATATAACGCTGTTGTATTTGTACCCGCGCTAAGCAGTGAGAATAGGCAGCTCACGCTTCGTacaaggcttttcttttttttcacgtagGCCCAGGCCGGGCCAATTTGATGCTAGGAAAAAGCTAGTGAAAGAAGCGTTATCAAAAATGAAgatgaagaaaaaagagagatcCTCATCTCGAATCTCTAACCTCCTCGCCTCTGTCGTCCGTAATTTCGCTGGGGCGCGTTCTTTTCAACGCAACCCTTGTGGGAAGGGTAAGAGAGGAGGTGATTTAAGCGACTGCGTGTGACGGCGTGGCTTTTAAAGAGAACGCCAACAGGCGGCAACACGGCGTCCCGTCGAAGGCGCGTTGTAATGAGTGAAATACGCCTGTTGCGGAAGCAGCCAACGCCTGCTCGTCGCGGAGGCGACACGCGCAGCTCACAAAGGCGTCGCTTGCGCCCCGAAAGAAAGGAACGAATGAGACCTTGTTTGCGGTTTTCACTTCTCGTCAATGCACACTCGTGCAACCACTGTGGGGGCACGCTATAGAAGAGTtatcaagagaaagaaagaactagACGAACTGGTGGAGACTTGGATGCCATTGTTGCCAGCGtgtttgcttatttttgttttgtcacTCCCCATTGTGCTTTGCTCACCGCGCACCCTCGCCTGCTCGTCGAGCTCCCGAATCTGAGGCGTCGTCGGAGTTGTGAGGACAGCTCTGGGTTTGCGGGCGTGAGGAACACATACTTGAGCAACCTCACCGTCGCGGACCCTCTATCGCGTCCGTCTGGGATTTCGGCCCAAAACTTAGCCCGCAACAGCCTCGATTCGTGCGAAGACAGTGCTCGAACCAGCCGGGACTCTGGCCAAGACAAGCCGGGACGTCGCCAGTCGTCGAAGACGGCGTCTTCGCTACTCGTTGGAATTGCGTCCCTCCTGCAAGAGTTCGGCCACGCCTGTGCGGTTTTCGTGACAGCGAGGTGACGATAGATGCAATCAAACAATGTGTTTAACCGTTGAGTATTATGGAACCAGGTGGGGTCGTTTTATATAGCTGCGATTATTAGTACGGCAAACCTAAAATGCCCCCAATATCGTTGGCTAGGAGAAGAAATGTTTCATAGAAATGGATTGGCGATAGTACAACTCGAGTTGTAAAACTTGATTACATAGCAACCAATATATACTTCAGACGTATTAATAGTGTCTATGATAGAGCAGTGGGAAATCTGAGcgatttcttcgtaattaacgtTCAAGATGCAAAGCGAATGCCACGGTTATTGCAGCCTTCTTTTCCGCATGCACTActcattatatatttttttcaatttttgaaaTAATATTGCGAATTTGTCCAATGTTTCTACTAAATGCTCTTCGTCTGTTTAAtctacgtttttctttttttgggggggggggggggggtgtattatGCATCACAGTTAGAAAATAGGCGAAGTGTGATCCTAAGAGGACAGTTTACGTAAGAGAGTCCGTATCTAAATACATTAGAAGGACAAAATTGTTTTGCATAAGAAGTGAAAAGCGGGCAGGTTGGAACCTATCCATACTTGGGCGCCGCAcaaacaaacgaaacacgagaaaaagacgggccaagcgcttgtcctgtcttctttatCGTGTTTCGCTTGTTTGTGGGCTGCTCGCTTGGCATCCACTTAGTTAATGCAtggaggtttgttacatttaagagaaaaaaagttaaaatctaccGACCGCAGGCAGTACAATTCTAAGCTAAGCTATCAGTTAAAAATTATTCTTTAGAACCACCAGCGTTTAAAAAAAAGTATAATGTTTGCAACCCGTTAACTCAGCAATGAGAACGATAATGCAATTATGCAAACCATACAAAACTGACACGTTATACACCACTCTGAAGTGTTCCACTAATGTGGGAGTAGGATCTATCGCAGAACTCTCGTAAATGTTTTAAAATTTTCGAGTAAGCTGCAAGCTCACATATCCGGTTTTTCTACTTCGGATGGTTTATCACATTCAGGTTGctgaactgcgattttttttctttttttttagcagagTTGCggatttataaacttcgtgcttcagcattcttttcttttccttaatTTACAGTTTCGGAAAAAGTTTTGTAAACACTTCATATGTTATATCAACATGTTACCACAGTAGGTAGAATTTTACGTtgtctctgaaatgcaacaatgtttttgtttgtttagcGGCTGTCTGACGGGATCACTTCGGCGTcccacatgtatttgaataggacaAGTCAGAGTTGGCCCCAACATAATTATATTCCTTATAACAGTTCCTGGGAAATGCAGCGATGGCCTGGTTAAAGAATTATTACGCAAATGCTTTTCCTCCTAGAGCTGCTGTACCGAGCCGAAATGTGCTGCCTTGACTGGGCGTGTGTAAATCATTAAAGGCCGAACAAACCGCCCTTTTGAAAAGTAAACTTAAATTCAGCTTTCGGAGGCGAAGTGTTCGTTGCTTTCTGAGTGAGTGATTTAAGCGATGCACGAAGTGCCAGCGAAATCGCCGGTCTTCTATACCAAAATGaacagtacttttttttttcagaacgaaTTGGTAAGCTCTAGTTTGCTCGAGAAAGTGGGAATAGAATAGCAGAAGCTGTTTCTTATGAAAGGCCTTGTGGAAAGGAGTGTATATTATAGCCGCTTCAGTAGCAAATAGCTATTCAAACTGTTACGTCACCTGAATAGACAAAGCACTAGACAACAGCTCAGAATGAGTCAAATAGGTCAAGATATTAAGCGACATCAGCTAGCATTGATTGTTTTTAACTACAATGTAGGTATGAAGGTAACCATGTTACATAGTAGTTTATGCCGGTTTAATGGGATCCGCTCAGTTCATGTCCTCCATTAACTACAGTTGACATGACGTGAAGTCCTCCAAACTAGTCATTTATGCATAAATAGCTGTTTAAGTGGTAATCTGAAAATGAAAGCGGTCATATTTCCCTTTGTTATGAGTTACATGGCTCTTTTAGGCAATGTCTGAacggaacgaaaacaaaaacgaaaaagaaagcgatATTTTTGACCGGAACGATAACGTAACCGAAACGCTATTTATTATTTTGCATgggagtgaaaccgaaatatttttaTCGGTTTTCGGCTCAACGGGAGGTCAGCAATCCGAAACAACCGACGTCAGGCAACGTCAGCATTATCCTCTCATCGTTCCTTCGTCCTGTTTTACCTTTCCTTCCGCATATCAGTGTTTTGCGCTGCAGAAATTTACACCATGAGCATTAGCGCGTATCTCAAGAAGGGATAATGCGCAAGCGATAGCCGGTCGAGCGCTCCACTAATCTAAGCTCGGTCAGAAAATCCAGCTCTAAGCCTTCATATCGGCATCATAGCAAAATCCAGGACTTACGCGCTCAGTAGGTTAGCGTGTAATTGTCTACGGGTACAACGCTTTGTTAGCTCATTTCCCATCTTCTTCTCTCCTATATGCCGTTCCTTTTAGGGCTAACTAAGCTAAGCGGAGCTGTTGAATTTTCTTACTCAGCAGATATAACTTCGAAATGCAACCTTTTCATGCTAAAACCCTATAGCGTATACTGAACATCGTTGATTTAAAACAAAACAAGAGGGATGATATAAAATGAGCATGTCAATAATATTGCTACGTTCACGTTTCCAAATTATAGCCCTTGATCCACTTTCATGGAAGTTATATAATTTCAAGAAAAATACTACTGACAAATGATAATTGGACTTAGAGAGAGAAATACTTTACTGAGAGCTCAAGATGTTAGAATAGCGAAATGCTTATCATACTACTCCAGATTTCCGTGGTAAAATATGcgataaatactgtaaataaataaataaataaataaataaataaataaataaataaataaataaataagagtaACATATACATTAATAACCGCTCTAAAAACTAAAAGAAAGGCTGTGAAATAGATCGTTAGAGAGTGTTTTCTATACTTCTTTTTATTGGACGCACTGCCATCTTCGACTATATATATGCATGAAGACTGCCATAAAGACCACCTCAGTCTTCACAGCCCCGCCCTCCTCATGCGCAGAGTCATGCGGAGGCGTTCGACCAGAGAGACAAGGCCTGAGTGACAAGGTTAAAGGCAAAAGACTCGAGAAGAAaatcactgctgctgctgctgtagaaGGGACAGGAGCCAACAGCCATGAACAGGGGAGTGCTTCTGGCGCTGTTTGCTGCGACACTGACGCCGCTGCTAAACCGGGTGGCATGCCAGCCCCAATGTGACATGAACTATTGCGCCGACCAGTGCATGTCACTCGGGGCTCTGCGGTGGAGTTGCGAAGAGGAAGGGTGTCTCTGCACGTTTCCACTGGAAGGTGCCAAGACTCTGGGCAAAGGCGGTGGCGGAAATGGTGGTGGCAGTGACAGCGGCAGCGGTGGCGACAGCGGTGGCGACAGCGGTGGTGACAGCGGTGGCGACAGCGGTGGTGATAGCGGTGGCGACAGCGGTGGTGATAGCGGCACGGACTACGGGGACAATGGTGGCGGCGGAGGTGGAGGAAGCAACCGTGACAAGCAGAAGGACAAGCATCGTGACGACGACTACGATTACGACAACGGTGGTGAGTCACAGGACAGGGGTAGACCCAGAGAAGGAGGTGGCAGTAACAAGCACACCAAGGCTCCCGGTCGGTAGCAAACTTTTCCCCAGGGTAGCGTTGTTCAAATTTTGGGAAGTCTTTAGCGAGCAGCGCTGACGGGAAGGACAGAGCAGAAAACGCGAAGACGGGTCCTTCTGGGACTTGTGACGATAGATAAGCGCTAGTTCAACTTGCATGCAGTCTAACCTCGATTTAATGAAACCCGATTGTACGAAGTTTTCGATTTAAGAAAGTTTGGTTTAGAATCACGTGTGCACTTTTTCGCACTGTTTCGCTCTTTCTAACAAGTGATGCAACTCAGGAACAGGGCAGGGCCGGAGCGGGACAGTCGCCGAGTGCTTGTGCTGTTCAGTCTTGTCCTGTCTTTTTGAGCTCTTTCGGTTATACTCAGAAAAATATATTGTCCACAAAAGTGTTATAGTCTTTTCAATTTAGTGACTTTCTGAATATTACAAAATAATCTTGGGTCTCATAAatttcgttatatcaaggtttatgTGTATGTTCTTCCGAGTGTCCTTGCACCAAGGTATCGTACacgaaagtaaacaaaaatttcgaaaagagaacaacaaaaaaaagaacgttgaaaATATCCTTGCAAATCAGGCAGTTGATGTTCGCGAAATCAGCAAAAGGTTGGTTAAGATAGCTGCCCTACAATCTTGCAAGTAAACAGAAATTTAGATCAACCACTGGCCTTACGAGTGTCCCGAGTTTGTTAATGCTTGCTGCTTTGCATTTTCTCACGGGAGCTAGGACTTCCACATAGGCTGTTACACGTGACTTTGCAAGCCGGTCTTGCATGTACGACTGATTCAACGAACTTGCAAATTCTCTCGTCTAGGTGGCGGTAAGAAAAGCAAAGGCACTACCAAGAGCCCAGCGGACAGCGGAAAGAAGCGCAAGCCGCCAGGCCAGGGTGCCATGCCTCCCGGTGGTGATGGTCCGGACACCACCAAGGAA
This genomic window contains:
- the LOC135918316 gene encoding uncharacterized protein codes for the protein MNRGVLLALFAATLTPLLNRVACQPQCDMNYCADQCMSLGALRWSCEEEGCLCTFPLEGAKTLGKGGGGNGGGSDSGSGGDSGGDSGGDSGGDSGGDSGGDSGGDSGTDYGDNGGGGGGGSNRDKQKDKHRDDDYDYDNGGGGKKSKGTTKSPADSGKKRKPPGQGAMPPGGDGPDTTKEGGSGDKAKQPPRGTQSSKGTKKPTTSAEDHGQKDYGQKDYGQKDYGVKSRGAVDELMPRKALEPDGGAGSRRKGGKMHMPFIVRSLHKPLSPNQVMEQINRQKGDIPMKEIQDFLKKGGR